In the Oncorhynchus nerka isolate Pitt River linkage group LG2, Oner_Uvic_2.0, whole genome shotgun sequence genome, one interval contains:
- the amigo3 gene encoding amphoterin-induced protein 3: MLRSQAVTTPLVLNSLLLVLLLQQAGVRAETGVAAEPGVGASESGVGASRCPKGCLCCSDILSCVDKGLKALPSELPAYTTTLDLNHNRLKELKKGSFAALPRLESLRLAHNSLKCLEPGTFWNSSALRQLDLSSNQLEKVEAHYFLELTGLEELLLFNNRIVRVESKALAALGNLRKVYISHNRLTDFPFSIQEDSHPFLATMDLSSNSMSKLPLVDIETLPAALQRGLFLHNNTLICECEMYNMFRRWEQKGFPSVSDFREEHTCLVYGEHKASVKFFHHRRFFEVNLKCSTAVAGALWEPEGSLLVYEGAAVVLDCHTMLKGQHLTYLWVSPHHGAGAPPENNGTLRMHANGSLEIVSAQVEDSGVYWCKVFDGTKRNESWEVNVTVLMRHDETEPFNTGFTTLIGCVTTLVLVLMYLYLTPCHCWCHKQPPLPGTPSPANDQCSAQSSILTPTPPATTEGPGRKVSNNKHVVFLEPIKEVQNGRLRAATGALSPVSVSGHSITSVFSDSPIVP, translated from the coding sequence ATGCTCAGGTCTCAGGCTGTAACTACCCCTCTGGTGCTGAACTCTCTCCTCCTAGTGCTCCTACTGCAGCAAGCCGGGGTCAGGGCTGAGACAGGGGTCGCGGCTGAGCCCGGGGTAGGGGCAAGTGAGTCTGGGGTCGGAGCCAGTAGATGTCCCAAGGGCTGCCTGTGTTGCTCCGACATCCTCAGCTGCGTCGACAAGGGTCTGAAGGCACTGCCCTCTGAGCTGCCCGCGTACACCACCACCCTGGACCTCAATCACAACCGCCTGAAGGAGCTGAAGAAGGGGAGCTTTGCTGCGCTGCCCCGTCTGGAGTCTCTCCGCCTGGCTCACAACTCTCTGAAATGCCTCGAGCCCGGAACCTTCTGGAACAGCAGCGCGCTACGACAACTGGACCTGTCGTCCAATCAGCTAGAAAAGGTAGAGGCGCACTACTTCCTGGAGCTGACAGGATTGGAGGAGCTGCTGCTCTTCAACAACCGCATCGTCCGCGTGGAGAGCAAGGCCCTGGCGGCGCTCGGCAACCTACGCAAGGTCTACATCAGCCACAACCGCCTCACGGACTTCCCCTTCTCCATCCAGGAGGACAGCCACCCCTTCCTAGCCACCATGGACCTGTCCTCCAACAGCATGTCCAAACTCCCTCTGGTGGACATCGAGACCCTGCCGGCGGCCTTGCAGAGAGGACTCTTCCTCCACAACAACACCCTGATCTGCGAATGCGAAATGTACAATATGTTCCGGCGCTGGGAGCAGAAGGGGTTCCCCTCGGTCAGTGACTTCCGGGAGGAGCACACCTGCCTGGTGTATGGGGAACACAAGGCCTCCGTTAAATTTTTCCACCACAGACGCTTCTTTGAAGTGAACTTGAAGTGCAGCACGGCAGTGGCTGGAGCTCTATGGGAGCCTGAGGGAAGCCTGCTGGTGTACGAAGGAGCCGCCGTGGTTCTGGACTGTCACACCATGCTCAAAGGACAGCACCTAACTTACTTGTGGGTTTCGCCTCACCACGGGGCAGGTGCCCCGCCGGAGAACAACGGCACTCTCCGCATGCACGCCAACGGCAGTCTGGAGATTGTGTCGGCGCAGGTCGAGGACTCCGGCGTGTACTGGTGCAAGGTTTTCGACGGGACTAAGAGGAACGAGTCATGGGAAGTGAACGTGACGGTGTTGATGCGACACGACGAAACCGAGCCCTTCAACACGGGGTTTACGACCCTCATAGGGTGCGTGACGACCCTCGTTCTGGTCCTCATGTACCTTTACCTGACCCCCTGCCACTGCTGGTGCCACAAGCAGCCCCCTCTGCCGGGTACCCCCAGCCCGGCCAATGACCAGTGCAGTGCCCAGTCCTCAATTCTGACCCCCACCCCGCCCGCCACCACAGAGGGCCCAGGCCGCAAGGTCAGTAACAACAAGCATGTGGTGTTTCTGGAACCCATCAAAGAAGTGCAGAACGGCCGGCTAAGGGCGGCTACAGGTGCGCTGTCCCCAGTCTCGGTTTCAGGCCACTCCATCACCTCAGTCTTCTCAGACTCACCCATCGTGCCATAG